One stretch of Mangifera indica cultivar Alphonso chromosome 9, CATAS_Mindica_2.1, whole genome shotgun sequence DNA includes these proteins:
- the LOC123226162 gene encoding uncharacterized protein LOC123226162, with protein MADDQSTKPPSMEPRPPHPLHEIAETPTHKLLLKQWLKEEELILNRICLKETQIDSVRKELTQLYIFFFLFHSISLILLFNASNAEMGSCERSWIPCLCSLLCSLGMIWAVRYKSDVESHLEKLLEREKEDGKLLAKCVEELKKKGIEFDLLKEVDALRRAKSLRVESKAVRKWSARDFVTLFFFSVSCLVLGLTRVILCG; from the coding sequence ATGGCTGACGATCAGAGCACAAAACCACCATCCATGGAGCCACGGCCACCGCATCCTCTTCACGAAATCGCCGAAACCCCAACCCACAAACTTCTCCTGAAGCAATGGCTCAAAGAAGAAGAGCTAATTCTTAACAGAATCTGTCTCAAAGAGACTCAAATCGACTCAGTCCGTAAGGAATTGACCCAGCTctacatcttcttcttcctctttcacTCAATCTCTCTCATTCTCCTTTTCAATGCCTCGAACGCAGAAATGGGTTCCTGCGAGAGATCATGGATTCCCTGCTTATGTTCACTCCTTTGCTCTCTGGGGATGATCTGGGCCGTCAGATACAAGTCTGATGTTGAGAGCCACTTGGAGAAGCTGTTGGAGAGAGAGAAGGAGGACGGGAAGCTGTTGGCTAAGTGCGTCGAGGAGTTGAAGAAGAAGGGTATTGAGTTTGATCTTTTGAAAGAAGTTGATGCGCTGAGGAGGGCCAAGAGTTTGAGAGTTGAAAGTAAAGCTGTTAGAAAATGGTCTGCAAGAGACTTTGTTacattgtttttctttagtGTGTCCTGTTTAGTTCTTGGATTGACTAGAGTCATCTTGTGTGGTTAG